The following proteins are co-located in the Chaetodon trifascialis isolate fChaTrf1 chromosome 14, fChaTrf1.hap1, whole genome shotgun sequence genome:
- the dio3a gene encoding iodothyronine deiodinase 3a, whose translation MNTIKAIKNAIVCLVLLPRFLMAAVMFWLLDFLCIRKRVFYRMKEQEGDAIDPPLCISDSNRLFSLESLKAVWHGHKLDFLKAAHLGHGAPNTEVVQLEDQRRSRILDYAKDKRPLILNFGSCTUPPFMARLKAFQGVVQQNADIADSVVVYIEEAHPSDGWMSTDAPYQIPKHRCLEDRLNAAQLMHLEVPGCLVVVDSMENSSNAAYGAYFDRLYILQEGKIVYQGGRGPEGYRITELRDWLDQYRETLEKPSNLVIHV comes from the coding sequence ATGAATACTATTAAAGCTATTAAAAATGCAATAGTCTGTCTCGTCTTGCTGCCCCGTTTTCTAATGGCAGCTGTCATGTTTTGGCTGCTTGACTTTTTATGCATAAGGAAAAGGGTTTTCTACAGGATGAAGGAGCAGGAGGGCGATGCCATCGACCCTCCCCTGTGCATATCGGACTCCAATCGTCTCTTCAGCCTGGAGTCCCTCAAGGCAGTGTGGCACGGCCATAAACTGGACTTTCTGAAAGCAGCGCATCTCGGACACGGAGCGCCTAACACCGAAGTTGTTCAGCTTGAGGATCAGCGGCGCAGCCGCATCCTCGATTACGCAAAGGACAAGAGACCGCTCATCCTCAACTTTGGCAGCTGCACCTGACCACCGTTCATGGCGCGTCTGAAGGCTTTCCAGGGAGTCGTGCAGCAGAACGCGGATATAGCAGACTCTGTAGTTGTGTACATTGAGGAAGCGCACCCTTCCGACGGCTGGATGAGCACTGACGCGCCCTATCAGATCCCCAAACACCGGTGTCTGGAGGACCGGCTGAACGCTGCGCAGCTGATGCACCTGGAAGTGCCCGGCTGCCTGGTGGTGGTCGACAGCATGGAAAACTCCTCTAACGCTGCGTACGGAGCTTATTTCGACAGGCTTTATATACTGCAGGAGGGAAAGATAGTTTACCAGGGTGGAAGAGGACCTGAAGGGTATCGGATCACAGAGCTCAGAGACTGGCTGGATCAATACAGAGAAACGCTGGAAAAACCCAGTAATCTAGTTATTCATGTGTAG